The genomic interval ACCGGTCACGATGCCCACCGAAGAGGTGTTGACCGCGATGGTGTTGCCCTTGAGGTCGGTGCCCTTGATCTCGATGGTATAAAGTCCGTTGGACGCGATGTTGCCATCGTCCTTCTTGCCATCCCAACGGAACGTGCCGGGGCCAGCCGCGAGCGAGCCGGCCTGGTTGTAAACCACCTGGCCCTGCGCGTTCTTGATGGTCACCGTGGCGTTGGCGACGGTGGCCGGGGCGTTATAGTCCCAGAACACGGCGTTCTGGTCGGTCAGCTCACCGGTCTTGCCCGAGGCGGTCACCTGCTTGCCGATATAGGACACGGCATCGGACTTGGCCGAGTTCTGGCCCGACAGCATCAGCGTTTCGAGGAAGTCATTGGTCTTGAGCTGCTGCTCGACGCCGGTGAACTGCACCAGCTGCGAGGTGAACTGGTTGGTATCGAGCGGGTCGAGCGGGTTCTGGTTCTTGAGCTGGGTGGTCAATATGCTCAGGAACGTGTCGAAATTGTCCGCTATGGTCGACCGCGATGTCGCTGTCTGCTTTGCACCGCTGCTGCCGGAAACGCCGTTGACTGCCATGGCTCGTGATCCCTATGCGATGATGTTGACGCCGCTGGCGCTGAGGCTGCCGCGGTAAAGGTTGACCTGGGGCGGTGGGGTTTCGTCCGTCTCGTCGAACGGGCCATTGCCAAACAACGCCTGGCGGCCGTCGTCGCCCTGACCCTGCTGGCCACTGAACGGGCCCTGCTTGAGCGAAAACTCAAGGCTGGTCTTGTTGCTGTCGAGCCCGGCCTGCTGCAGGGCTTTTTCGAGCCCGCGCTGGTCGCGCTGCATCAAATCGAGCGTTTCGGACTTCTCGACCACCAGCCGCGCCTTGACGTGGCCGGAGGTATCGATATCGAGCCGCACGTCGATCTTGCCAAGGTCGGCAGGGTCGAGGCGGATCTGGAAGCGAGTATTGCCGTCCGTGACCTGCCGAGCGATCTCAAAGGCAAGCTGGGGCAGGTTTAGCTGCTGTTGGCTTGTCTGGTAGCCCACCTGCACCACGCGCGGCGCTGCAACAGCATCGACACGCGCGGTCTGCGCCGTCGGAATGGTTGGCTGGGCATCTATCTTGTCGTCCGCAACAACCGGCGCTGCGACAGCCTTGGTTTCGACCGGCTTATGGGTTTCGGCGGTGACTTTGACCTCAGCCGGCGCCGGCTTGTCGCTTGTGGGTGCCGCAGTCGCGCCGATCTGGCGCACGGCATCCGGCGTCTCGGTCTTTTGCGCCGACTTGTCCGCCGGTGCAGCGGTTGGCTGTTCGGCGGTCTTGGTGGTCAGCGCGGATTCGGGCAGCTTGAGTTCGGGCGTGCCGAGCACTGGCGGTGCTGCCGCGTCGATCTTGACCGCAGGCTTCATCAGCCGCGCCAAGGCCGCGTCCAGATCGGCGCTGGCATCCGAGCCGAGTTCGGCCAATTGATCGACCGGGACGTCGCCTTGATTGATCGACTGCAGTAGCGCGCCCAACTTTTTGCCGATGGAATCCATCAGTGTCGCAACGTCCGCATCGGCGCCCGTGCCGGCCGAGCCATCGAGCAGGCTCTGCGCCAGCGGGCCAAGCGCCAGCATCATCTGCCCCTGCAGGCTCGCATCATCGGGCAGCACGCCGCCGACCATGCCGGCCAGAATGGTCAGCGAGGGAAAGGCGCTCAGATCAATACCGAGTTCGTCGGCCAGATCGGTCAGGTCGGCATTGAGCTTTTTGAGCTGTTCCGGATCGAGCTTTTCGCCCGCTTCGAGCTTTGAGCGGACATCGGCCAGCTGATCGACGATCTTGGCGACCTTGCGGCCGGTTTCGTTGCGGTCGCGCGCTGGGATGGTCGCATCGACGGGGGCGGCAATCGGGTCGGTATCGCGGCGACGTTCGCGGTCCTTGGTGTCGGAACCGAACAGGTCGACGCGTGCAGTGGACGAGGATGTGCTTTTGGTCTCGGTCTTTTGGCCGGACGAACCCAATAGCTCCGCAAAGGCATCGCGGCCCTTGTTGGCATTGTTGGCGGCGTTGCTCGACCAGTTGGAACTGGTGCCGCCGGTGTTCATCAGGAATGACAGAGGTGTTGCCACGTAAGCGGACCCGCAGAATGAGACTAATCCGGGCTCAACAATGCAAGCGCGGTGCCAACTGGCCATTCCGCGGCAAAGCCCCATGATTTCAAAGCCTTGGCAGCCCGATGCTAGTCCTGTCGACAATGTGAGTTTGTCCCAACGGCAAAAGCTGCCGGGCAAATGTTGCGAGGCAAACCGGAAAGGCGTATGCAGCGCGCTGTTATTCGTCCGCTGGCCCTTGAACCCAACCGGATAGAGGAAAATGTTGAACTCGCTTGATTTTGCCAAGCGTCCCGAAGACACGCGCATTGTTGTCGCGATGTCGGGGGGCGTGGATTCGTCGGTCGTCGCCGGGCTGTTGGCTCGCCAGGGCTATGACGTCGTCGGTGTTACCCTGCAGCTTTACGACCATGGTGAAGCCACCCATCGCAAGGGTGCCTGCTGTGCCGGTCAGGATATTCACGATGCGCGCCGCGTGGCCGCAACGCTGAACATCCCGCACTATGTGCTCGACTATGAAGAGCGCTTCAAAAAGTCGGTCATCGCGCCCTTCGCCAATGCTTATCAGCAGGGCGAAACGCCGGTGCCGTGCATTGCCTGCAACCAGTCGGTCAAGTTCGTCGACCTGATGGCGGTGGCGCAGGACCTTGGGGCCGACGCTCTGGCCACGGGCCACTACGTGCAGTCCCGCCTCGGCGATGATGGCCGTCGCCAGCTGTTCCGCCCGGTCGATGCCGAGCGCGACCAGACCTATTTCCTGTTTGCCACCACGCAGGAACAGCTCGATTATCTGCGCTTTCCGCTTGGCGGCATGGGCAAGGCCGAAGTGCGCGAGCTAGCCCGCGAAATGGGCCTCGAAATCGCCGAAAAGCACGACAGCCAGGACATCTGCTTCGTGCCGCAGGGCAAGTATGCCGACATCATCCGCAAGATGCATCCCGAAGCGGTCGCCACCGGCGAAATCGTCCATCTTGATGGCCGTTTGCTGGGCAGCCATGAGGGGATCGTCAATTACACCATCGGCCAGCGCAAGGGCCTGGGCGTTGCAGCGGCCGAGCCGCTCTACGTCATCAAGCTCGAGCACAAGACCGGCCGGGTGATCGTCGGTCCGCGCGAAGCGCTCAAGACCCACACCGTGCGCCTGCGCAACGTCAACTGGCTCGGCGGCACGCCGCTGGCCGAGTTGAGCGCCGGCAATGGCGCGCCGGTCGAGGTCAAAGTGCGCTCGACGCGCGGCCCACAGCCCGCCGTGATCCAGATGCAGGGTGATGATGTGTTCGTGACGCTCGTATCGGGCGAATACGGCATCTCCCCCGGCCAGGCCTGCGTGTTCTACGCCGACGACACGGCAACCTCGGAAGTCTGGGGCGGCGGCTTTATTGCCGAAGCCGTGCCACAGGTCTTCGCGGCCTGAGGGGCACACACTCTCCCACCCACAATCGCTGCCCGCGGACTTGATCCGCGGGCCACTCTCAACCCTGCACAAGCGGCGATTGGCCCTCGGGTCAAGCCCGAGGGAAGCGGCGGTGCGTGGGGGCGGTTCTTAGTTCGCTGGTGCCACGTCCGGCACCTGCTCAGGCGTTGCGGTGGTGGCTGCCGCATTGGCTTCGCGCAGGGACTGATACGCATTGATCCCGCCCAGCGAGGTCGAAATGGCGATCACCACCAGAACGGCGCCCAGAACCAGCAGCAAGATCCGGCCACGGTTGAGAGCGAAGGGACTTTGTTTGTCTTGTTCGACCATGGGAACGGCTTTCAAAAAAATCTGCGGATGACACCCAAGGACTGGGTACGCCACGGCGTCTTACCACTAAGGTGCGACTATAGGTAGGCACAGGTGCATGCTTCGGTGATGGGACTGACTGCCGCAGGACCGGTTGAGGTAACGGCCGCGATCACGCGGGCGCTGGTTACCCGTGCCCAAAATGGCGACGCGCAGGCTTTTGGCGAGCTGATCGAGGATCATTACGACCTGATCCATCGCACTGCCTGGAAGTGGTGCGGCAATCGCAGCGATGCCGAGGATGTGGCGCAGGATGTCTGCGTCAAACTCGGCAGTGCCATTGCCGGGTTCGATGGGCGTTCGGCGTTTTCGAGCTGGGTCTATCGCATCACGCTCAACACGGTGCGCGACATGCAGCGGGCCGGGCAGCGGCGCGGCAAATATGCCGATGCCTATGCCGAAATATCGCCCGAAGATCATCCACCCGATCAGGAAGAGGCGGCCACCAGCCGTCAACTCTGGGCGGCGGTGCGGGACTTGCCGGAAAAGCAGCGCGACGCGGTGCTGCTGGTTTACGCGGAGGAATTGAGCCATGCGGCGGCGGCCGAAATCATGGGCATCAAGGAGGCCACGGTCTCCTATCATGTGCATGAGGCACGCAAGACCCTGAGGGGGCTGCTATGAGCAACGACATGCCAAACGATCCGTTCAACGCCCTCAAAGGTGGCGCGCCAGACCCGCGCGCCGAGGCGAAGAAACGCGCCATGCTGGCCGGAATGGCCGCGTTCGAAGCCTGCCAGAAGAAAGTTGAAACCGCTCCCAAAGGAAACATCTGGGGTCAGCGTCTCAGTTCCATCATCACTTCCTTGAAAGGGAAATCGATCATGGACATGCGTATTCCCATTGGAACCGTCGCCATTGCGCTGGTGGTTTTGCCGCTTGGCTATCAGCTCTATTCCTCAACCTCCATGACGCCCGCACAGAGCGTGGCCGAGCGTCAAGAATTGGCTGAACCCGTCGTCGCTCCAGCACCAATCGCCCCGGCGCCGATTGCGCCGGCCCCAATCGCAATCGAAGCGCCTGAGGCGGCTGCCAAGGAAACCATCGCCGTCGCGCCCCCGCCGCCACCACGCCCCGCGACGACGCCAGCCCCGGCACCCGAGCCCATTCCGCAGGCGGAAGTGAACAATCTGGCCGGCCAAGCTGCCGATGAAGCGCAGGTTGCCGCCGAGCCGGCCCAGCAAGCCCCGATGGCCGATATGGCCACGCCGCCACAGGTTCTGCGCCCGGCGCCGATGGCCGCTCCATCGGTGATGAACCGCGTTGCGCCACAGGGCGTCATGCTGCCGGAAACCATGGCCATCCAGCGCCCGCAGCCAGATGGTGACCAGTTCACCAGC from Devosia sp. 2618 carries:
- a CDS encoding flagellar hook assembly protein FlgD produces the protein MAVNGVSGSSGAKQTATSRSTIADNFDTFLSILTTQLKNQNPLDPLDTNQFTSQLVQFTGVEQQLKTNDFLETLMLSGQNSAKSDAVSYIGKQVTASGKTGELTDQNAVFWDYNAPATVANATVTIKNAQGQVVYNQAGSLAAGPGTFRWDGKKDDGNIASNGLYTIEIKGTDLKGNTIAVNTSSVGIVTGVDFTGNVPVLTVGTRKVTITDVTDVRVPPAAPAA
- a CDS encoding flagellar hook-length control protein FliK, whose translation is MATPLSFLMNTGGTSSNWSSNAANNANKGRDAFAELLGSSGQKTETKSTSSSTARVDLFGSDTKDRERRRDTDPIAAPVDATIPARDRNETGRKVAKIVDQLADVRSKLEAGEKLDPEQLKKLNADLTDLADELGIDLSAFPSLTILAGMVGGVLPDDASLQGQMMLALGPLAQSLLDGSAGTGADADVATLMDSIGKKLGALLQSINQGDVPVDQLAELGSDASADLDAALARLMKPAVKIDAAAPPVLGTPELKLPESALTTKTAEQPTAAPADKSAQKTETPDAVRQIGATAAPTSDKPAPAEVKVTAETHKPVETKAVAAPVVADDKIDAQPTIPTAQTARVDAVAAPRVVQVGYQTSQQQLNLPQLAFEIARQVTDGNTRFQIRLDPADLGKIDVRLDIDTSGHVKARLVVEKSETLDLMQRDQRGLEKALQQAGLDSNKTSLEFSLKQGPFSGQQGQGDDGRQALFGNGPFDETDETPPPQVNLYRGSLSASGVNIIA
- the mnmA gene encoding tRNA 2-thiouridine(34) synthase MnmA, whose product is MLNSLDFAKRPEDTRIVVAMSGGVDSSVVAGLLARQGYDVVGVTLQLYDHGEATHRKGACCAGQDIHDARRVAATLNIPHYVLDYEERFKKSVIAPFANAYQQGETPVPCIACNQSVKFVDLMAVAQDLGADALATGHYVQSRLGDDGRRQLFRPVDAERDQTYFLFATTQEQLDYLRFPLGGMGKAEVRELAREMGLEIAEKHDSQDICFVPQGKYADIIRKMHPEAVATGEIVHLDGRLLGSHEGIVNYTIGQRKGLGVAAAEPLYVIKLEHKTGRVIVGPREALKTHTVRLRNVNWLGGTPLAELSAGNGAPVEVKVRSTRGPQPAVIQMQGDDVFVTLVSGEYGISPGQACVFYADDTATSEVWGGGFIAEAVPQVFAA
- a CDS encoding RNA polymerase sigma factor, whose amino-acid sequence is MTRALVTRAQNGDAQAFGELIEDHYDLIHRTAWKWCGNRSDAEDVAQDVCVKLGSAIAGFDGRSAFSSWVYRITLNTVRDMQRAGQRRGKYADAYAEISPEDHPPDQEEAATSRQLWAAVRDLPEKQRDAVLLVYAEELSHAAAAEIMGIKEATVSYHVHEARKTLRGLL